In a genomic window of Glycine max cultivar Williams 82 chromosome 13, Glycine_max_v4.0, whole genome shotgun sequence:
- the LOC100790802 gene encoding EIN3-binding F-box protein 1 isoform X1, translating into MVTAACQSGRVSFKHPSSHFHLPQCPSLLDLCIRKITHTLTREDIHKYNTFSALPPDLSQRIFNNMVYSSYLTPASLQPFRDSALQDICLGEYEYANGGGAAAAIVDDAWMDVISSQGSSLLHLDLSASDVTDHGLTFLGHCTNIISLNLNHCHQISDHGLECISGLSNLASLSFRRNYAISAQGLNTFSGLINLVKLDLERCPGIHGSLVHIQGLTMLESLNLNWCNCLVDVDMKPLSVLTNLKSLEISFNKVTDFGISFLKGLQKLNLLNLEGCQVTTACLDSLEELPALSNLNLSRCNLSNDGCEKFSRLENLKVLNLGFNDITDACLAHLKGLTKLKSLNLDSCRIEDEGLVHLAGHQQLNCLELSDTGIGSNGLHHLSGLSNLEKINLSFTFVNDSGLSKLCGLSSLKSLNLDARQVTDTGLASLTSLTGLTELDLFGARITDFGTNYLKCFKNLRLLEICGGELTDDGVKNIKELSSLKSLNLSQNCNLTDTTLELISGLTDLISLNVSNSGITNAGLQHLKTLKNLRSLSLESCKVTANGIKKLQSTDLPNLVSFRPQ; encoded by the exons ATGGTAACTGCAGCATGTCAGTCAGG ACGTGTGAGTTTCAAACATCCTTCTTCTCATTTCCACTTACCTCAATGTCCATCCTTGTTGGACTTGTGCATCCGCAAAATCACTCACACTCTGACTCGG GAGGACATACATAAATATAACACTTTTTCTGCACTCCCACCGGACTTGAGTCAGCGAATTTTCAACAATATGGTTTACTCCTCCTATCTCACACCTGCTTCCCTCCAACCCTTTCGAGATTCTGCCCTCCAG GATATTTGCTTGGGAGAATATGAATATGCAAATGGTGGTGGTGCTGCTGCTGCAATTGTGGATGATGCCTGGATGGATGTCATCTCATCACAGGGATCCTCTTTACTTCATCTAGATCTTTCTGCCTCTGATGTCACTGATCATGGTCTCACCTTTCTTGGACATTGCACAAATATCATCTCTTTAAATCTTAATCACTGTCACCAAATTTCAGATCATGGACTAGAGTGCATCAGCG GTCTCTCCAACTTGGCAAGTTTGAGTTTTAGAAGAAACTATGCAATATCTGCTCAAGGATTGAATACCTTTTCTGGTCTTATTAACTTGGTCAAGTTGGATTTGGAGAGATGTCCTGGGATTCACGGAAGCCTAGTTCATATTCAAG GTTTAACCATGTTGGAATCTCTCAACCTAAATTGGTGTAACTGCTTAGTAGATGTTGATATGAAGCCTCTATCAG TGCTTACAAACTTGAAAAGCCTAGAGATTTCCTTCAATAAGGTCACAGATTTTGGGATCAGTTTTCTGAAAG GATTACAAAAgcttaatttgttaaatttggAAGGCTGCCAAGTAACAACTGCATGCTTGGACTCTCTTGAAG AGCTTCCTGCCCTGTCAAACTTGAATCTTAGTAGATGTAATCTTTCTAACGATGGATGTGAAAAGTTTTCAC gACTGGAAAATTTGAAAGTATTAAACTTGGGATTTAATGACATAACAGATGCATGTTTAGCACACTTGAAAG GATTGACAAAGTTGAAGAGCTTGAACCTGGATTCATGTAGGATTGAAGATGAAGGGTTGGTCcacctggcag GTCATCAGCAACTGAATTGCTTGGAACTCTCTGATACGGGAATTGGAAGCAATGGACTACATCATTTATCAG GATTGTCTAATCTGGAGAAAATAAATCTATCGTTCACTTTTGTTAATGATAGTGGTTTAAGCAAACTGTGTGGACTCTCATCTCTTAAGTCACTAAATTTGGATGCTCGCCAAGTTACCGATACTGGATTGGCATCCTTAACAA GTTTGACTGGGCTTACAGAACTGGATTTGTTTGGTGCACGAATAACAGATTTTGGAACAAACTATTTAAAAt GCTTCAAGAACCTAAGGTTGCTGGAAATATGCGGTGGAGAATTGACTGATGATGGTGTGAAAAATATCAAAGAACTTTCATCTCTGAAGAGCTTAAATTTATCACAAAACTGCAACCTTACAGACACTACCCTGGAGTTAATTTCTG GGCTTACTGATTTGATTTCTTTGAACGTTTCAAATTCTGGTATCACAAATGCTGGGCTGCAGCATTTGAAAACACTCAAGAATTTGAGGTCTCTATCATTGGAGTCCTGTAAGGTGACAGCAAATGGCATTAAGAAACTTCAATCAACAGACCTCCCCAATCTGGTAAGCTTCCGGCCACAGTAA
- the LOC100305685 gene encoding calcium-binding EF-hand family protein — translation MGTASSMLTQYDIEEVQEHCNNLFSQQEIVSLYQRFCQLDRNAKGFISADEFLSVPEFAMNPLSQRLLKMADGLNFKDFVAFLSAFSAKASAQQKIELIFKVYDSDRNGKVSFKDMLEVLKDLSGSFMSDDQREEVLSQVLREAGYTKDSYLTLDDFIKVLGQSDLKMDVEVPVD, via the exons ATGGGGACTGCATCATCTATGTTAACTCAATACGACATCGAGGAAGTTCAGGAACACTGCAATAATTTAT TTTCCCAGCAGGAAATTGTGTCCTTGTATCAAAGGTTTTGTCAACTTGACCGCAATGCCAAGGGATTTATTTCCGCAGATGAGTTCTTGTCTGTTCCCGAATTTGCCATGAATCCACTTTCTCag AGGCTGCTAAAGATGGCCGACGGCTTGAATTTTAAAGACTTTGTGGCCTTCTTATCTGCATTCAGTGCCAAAGCCAGCGCACAACAAAAAATTGAGC TTATTTTCAAAGTATACGATTCAGACCGCAATGGAAAGGTGTCTTTCAAAGATATGCTGGAAGTGCTAAAAGATTTGTCGGGTTCATTCATGTCTGATGACCAAAGAGAG GAAGTTCTCAGCCAGGTTCTAAGGGAAGCGGGATACACAAAGGACTCCTACTTGACATTGGATGACTTCATTAAG GTTCTTGGTCAATCTGACCTAAAAATGGATGTTGAAGTCCCTGTTGATTGA
- the LOC100306106 gene encoding NADH dehydrogenase [ubiquinone] flavoprotein 2, mitochondrial-like has protein sequence MLARLAASRFNEIRQIFRQPSRAFSTALNYHLDTPDNNPKLPWEFTEANQAKVKEILSHYPSNYKQSATIPLLDLAQQQHGGWLPVSAMDAVAKIVEVPPIRVYEVATFYSMFNRAKVGKYHLLVCGTTPCMIRGSRGIEEALLKHLGVKRNEVTPDGLFSVGEMECMGCCVNAPMITVADYSNGSEGYTYNYFEDITPEKVVEIVEKLRKGEKPPHGTQNPRRIKSGPEGGNTTLLSEPKPPPCRDLDSC, from the exons ATGCTGGCACGCCTCGCCGCGAGTCGCTTCAACGAGATCCGTCAGATTTTCCGTCAG CCTTCTAGGGCTTTCTCGACCGCTCTGAACTAC CACCTTGACACACCGGACAACAACCCTAAACTTCCATGGGAATTCACCGAGGCCAATCAAGCAAAG GTTAAGGAGATTTTGTCTCACTATCCATCCAACTATAAGCAATCTGCTACAATTCCTCTTTTGGATCTTGCCCAGCAGCAGCATGGTGGCTGGCTCCCTGTTTCTGCAATGGATGCG GTAGCTAAGATTGTAGAGGTTCCTCCCATACGGGTCTATGAGGTTGCCACATTTTACTCCATGTTCAACCGAGCTAAG GTTGGGAAGTACCATCTGTTGGTTTGTGGAACAACACCTTGTATGATAAGAGGTTCACGAGGAATTGAAGAAGCCTTATTGAAACACTTGGGAGTGAAGCGCAATG AAGTAACACCAGATGGTTTGTTTTCTGTTGGAGAAATGGAATGCATG GGATGCTGTGTGAATGCTCCTATGATTACAGTGGCCGATTATTCAAATGGATCGGAGGGATATACTTATAATTACTTT GAAGATATAACCCCAGAGAAAGTAGTTGAGATAGTAGAAAAGCTGAGAAAGGGTGAGAAGCCACCG caCGGCACCCAAAATCCCCGCCGAATTAAGAGTGGACCTGAAGGAGGGAACACTACTTTGTTAAGTGAGCCCAAGCCTCCTCCCTGCCGTGACCTGGATTCCTGCTGA
- the LOC100790802 gene encoding F-box/LRR-repeat protein 14 isoform X3, which produces MVTAACQSGRVSFKHPSSHFHLPQCPSLLDLCIRKITHTLTREDIHKYNTFSALPPDLSQRIFNNMVYSSYLTPASLQPFRDSALQDICLGEYEYANGGGAAAAIVDDAWMDVISSQGSSLLHLDLSASDVTDHGLTFLGHCTNIISLNLNHCHQISDHGLECISGLSNLASLSFRRNYAISAQGLNTFSGLINLVKLDLERCPGIHGSLVHIQGLTMLESLNLNWCNCLVDVDMKPLSVLTNLKSLEISFNKVTDFGISFLKGLQKLNLLNLEGCQVTTACLDSLEGLTKLKSLNLDSCRIEDEGLVHLAGHQQLNCLELSDTGIGSNGLHHLSGLSNLEKINLSFTFVNDSGLSKLCGLSSLKSLNLDARQVTDTGLASLTSLTGLTELDLFGARITDFGTNYLKCFKNLRLLEICGGELTDDGVKNIKELSSLKSLNLSQNCNLTDTTLELISGLTDLISLNVSNSGITNAGLQHLKTLKNLRSLSLESCKVTANGIKKLQSTDLPNLVSFRPQ; this is translated from the exons ATGGTAACTGCAGCATGTCAGTCAGG ACGTGTGAGTTTCAAACATCCTTCTTCTCATTTCCACTTACCTCAATGTCCATCCTTGTTGGACTTGTGCATCCGCAAAATCACTCACACTCTGACTCGG GAGGACATACATAAATATAACACTTTTTCTGCACTCCCACCGGACTTGAGTCAGCGAATTTTCAACAATATGGTTTACTCCTCCTATCTCACACCTGCTTCCCTCCAACCCTTTCGAGATTCTGCCCTCCAG GATATTTGCTTGGGAGAATATGAATATGCAAATGGTGGTGGTGCTGCTGCTGCAATTGTGGATGATGCCTGGATGGATGTCATCTCATCACAGGGATCCTCTTTACTTCATCTAGATCTTTCTGCCTCTGATGTCACTGATCATGGTCTCACCTTTCTTGGACATTGCACAAATATCATCTCTTTAAATCTTAATCACTGTCACCAAATTTCAGATCATGGACTAGAGTGCATCAGCG GTCTCTCCAACTTGGCAAGTTTGAGTTTTAGAAGAAACTATGCAATATCTGCTCAAGGATTGAATACCTTTTCTGGTCTTATTAACTTGGTCAAGTTGGATTTGGAGAGATGTCCTGGGATTCACGGAAGCCTAGTTCATATTCAAG GTTTAACCATGTTGGAATCTCTCAACCTAAATTGGTGTAACTGCTTAGTAGATGTTGATATGAAGCCTCTATCAG TGCTTACAAACTTGAAAAGCCTAGAGATTTCCTTCAATAAGGTCACAGATTTTGGGATCAGTTTTCTGAAAG GATTACAAAAgcttaatttgttaaatttggAAGGCTGCCAAGTAACAACTGCATGCTTGGACTCTCTTGAAG GATTGACAAAGTTGAAGAGCTTGAACCTGGATTCATGTAGGATTGAAGATGAAGGGTTGGTCcacctggcag GTCATCAGCAACTGAATTGCTTGGAACTCTCTGATACGGGAATTGGAAGCAATGGACTACATCATTTATCAG GATTGTCTAATCTGGAGAAAATAAATCTATCGTTCACTTTTGTTAATGATAGTGGTTTAAGCAAACTGTGTGGACTCTCATCTCTTAAGTCACTAAATTTGGATGCTCGCCAAGTTACCGATACTGGATTGGCATCCTTAACAA GTTTGACTGGGCTTACAGAACTGGATTTGTTTGGTGCACGAATAACAGATTTTGGAACAAACTATTTAAAAt GCTTCAAGAACCTAAGGTTGCTGGAAATATGCGGTGGAGAATTGACTGATGATGGTGTGAAAAATATCAAAGAACTTTCATCTCTGAAGAGCTTAAATTTATCACAAAACTGCAACCTTACAGACACTACCCTGGAGTTAATTTCTG GGCTTACTGATTTGATTTCTTTGAACGTTTCAAATTCTGGTATCACAAATGCTGGGCTGCAGCATTTGAAAACACTCAAGAATTTGAGGTCTCTATCATTGGAGTCCTGTAAGGTGACAGCAAATGGCATTAAGAAACTTCAATCAACAGACCTCCCCAATCTGGTAAGCTTCCGGCCACAGTAA
- the LOC100790802 gene encoding F-box/LRR-repeat protein 14 isoform X2, which translates to MVTAACQSGRVSFKHPSSHFHLPQCPSLLDLCIRKITHTLTREDIHKYNTFSALPPDLSQRIFNNMVYSSYLTPASLQPFRDSALQDICLGEYEYANGGGAAAAIVDDAWMDVISSQGSSLLHLDLSASDVTDHGLTFLGHCTNIISLNLNHCHQISDHGLECISGLSNLASLSFRRNYAISAQGLNTFSGLINLVKLDLERCPGIHGSLVHIQGLTMLESLNLNWCNCLVDVDMKPLSGLQKLNLLNLEGCQVTTACLDSLEELPALSNLNLSRCNLSNDGCEKFSRLENLKVLNLGFNDITDACLAHLKGLTKLKSLNLDSCRIEDEGLVHLAGHQQLNCLELSDTGIGSNGLHHLSGLSNLEKINLSFTFVNDSGLSKLCGLSSLKSLNLDARQVTDTGLASLTSLTGLTELDLFGARITDFGTNYLKCFKNLRLLEICGGELTDDGVKNIKELSSLKSLNLSQNCNLTDTTLELISGLTDLISLNVSNSGITNAGLQHLKTLKNLRSLSLESCKVTANGIKKLQSTDLPNLVSFRPQ; encoded by the exons ATGGTAACTGCAGCATGTCAGTCAGG ACGTGTGAGTTTCAAACATCCTTCTTCTCATTTCCACTTACCTCAATGTCCATCCTTGTTGGACTTGTGCATCCGCAAAATCACTCACACTCTGACTCGG GAGGACATACATAAATATAACACTTTTTCTGCACTCCCACCGGACTTGAGTCAGCGAATTTTCAACAATATGGTTTACTCCTCCTATCTCACACCTGCTTCCCTCCAACCCTTTCGAGATTCTGCCCTCCAG GATATTTGCTTGGGAGAATATGAATATGCAAATGGTGGTGGTGCTGCTGCTGCAATTGTGGATGATGCCTGGATGGATGTCATCTCATCACAGGGATCCTCTTTACTTCATCTAGATCTTTCTGCCTCTGATGTCACTGATCATGGTCTCACCTTTCTTGGACATTGCACAAATATCATCTCTTTAAATCTTAATCACTGTCACCAAATTTCAGATCATGGACTAGAGTGCATCAGCG GTCTCTCCAACTTGGCAAGTTTGAGTTTTAGAAGAAACTATGCAATATCTGCTCAAGGATTGAATACCTTTTCTGGTCTTATTAACTTGGTCAAGTTGGATTTGGAGAGATGTCCTGGGATTCACGGAAGCCTAGTTCATATTCAAG GTTTAACCATGTTGGAATCTCTCAACCTAAATTGGTGTAACTGCTTAGTAGATGTTGATATGAAGCCTCTATCAG GATTACAAAAgcttaatttgttaaatttggAAGGCTGCCAAGTAACAACTGCATGCTTGGACTCTCTTGAAG AGCTTCCTGCCCTGTCAAACTTGAATCTTAGTAGATGTAATCTTTCTAACGATGGATGTGAAAAGTTTTCAC gACTGGAAAATTTGAAAGTATTAAACTTGGGATTTAATGACATAACAGATGCATGTTTAGCACACTTGAAAG GATTGACAAAGTTGAAGAGCTTGAACCTGGATTCATGTAGGATTGAAGATGAAGGGTTGGTCcacctggcag GTCATCAGCAACTGAATTGCTTGGAACTCTCTGATACGGGAATTGGAAGCAATGGACTACATCATTTATCAG GATTGTCTAATCTGGAGAAAATAAATCTATCGTTCACTTTTGTTAATGATAGTGGTTTAAGCAAACTGTGTGGACTCTCATCTCTTAAGTCACTAAATTTGGATGCTCGCCAAGTTACCGATACTGGATTGGCATCCTTAACAA GTTTGACTGGGCTTACAGAACTGGATTTGTTTGGTGCACGAATAACAGATTTTGGAACAAACTATTTAAAAt GCTTCAAGAACCTAAGGTTGCTGGAAATATGCGGTGGAGAATTGACTGATGATGGTGTGAAAAATATCAAAGAACTTTCATCTCTGAAGAGCTTAAATTTATCACAAAACTGCAACCTTACAGACACTACCCTGGAGTTAATTTCTG GGCTTACTGATTTGATTTCTTTGAACGTTTCAAATTCTGGTATCACAAATGCTGGGCTGCAGCATTTGAAAACACTCAAGAATTTGAGGTCTCTATCATTGGAGTCCTGTAAGGTGACAGCAAATGGCATTAAGAAACTTCAATCAACAGACCTCCCCAATCTGGTAAGCTTCCGGCCACAGTAA